One window of Biomphalaria glabrata chromosome 6, xgBioGlab47.1, whole genome shotgun sequence genomic DNA carries:
- the LOC106062818 gene encoding myb-like protein X has translation MGNCVSVNKKKVVPKKQITLAIVGLDNAGKTTLSSVLLGEKPDPDLAPTVGFRNVKFTNSNCDVTVFDVGGGKNIRPIWKNYFAEVYGLMFVIDSTSESRLKEARDVFKETLSNTKVAGKPVLILANKVDKEHMKETEIVRGLDIEKTVNSNNCPSKMVMVSALKGVGAKMDKEISEGLTWLLNEIKKSWETLSPRVQEDMAAQAQAQEKEREERKARVKKQREEREKAEELERTARGLPKKAESDEEDFVDGNPFKALDLAQLEKKERMLKAEKHSKDKKLNALDRGDGLRKSMGDPIIRRRSLDSSNTKRSLDDLDIIRSTNHSPEKLKAGPKMGLTSYDLEDSRATRGGNNSEVKLGALSLFGRNTRGQALPPLSQLPPESSDKKFRKKKKRLTDYNLPANSDDDTNNKENSSWNSGLFLHEPGLFSRESEVHELTPRMTKPKISKIVNTSKIDEEEESYSNQDTYDSRKLGRNSDFSRNHLTIRSSQFDSKLGKENSQKGYETFPRDLDREDSMYRRTLKHISPPSLKRFDEEKEGESSTERDDLEEVSDDNGDRFVSYQNRRNLNLAKQTKSNQIKSKKKPISREMDDDDDEEADGGYSQSSILKDTLRFPRSPRYDDDASSRDNDESPRDLHKEIRDVQQLYSSGLLNGHSSSQVKRGLSETPTKKSSDTKNKDDKFGKVDQSNRPETRRKKKRSIFRSNKLAPSDDDADSTVSDRLGSPRLVQQATKHDSLARLGNARSTQFHNNVPKEQDFSAKWGLAEELPVIEDDYTVRRIPNFDDSDADDIVF, from the exons ATGGGGAACTGTGTGTCAGTCAACAAAAAGAAGGTTGTACCAAAGAA GCAAATTACATTAGCTATCGTAGGATTAGATAATGCAGGGAAGACAACTCTATCTTCTGTTCTCTTAGGCG AAAAACCTGACCCTGACCTTGCTCCTACTGTTGGATTCCGCAATGTCAAGTTCACCAATTCAAACTGTGATGTGACCGTCTTTGATGTTGGCGGTGGGAAGAACATCCGGCCCATCTGGAAAAACTACTTTGCTGAAGTTTACGGGCTAATGTTTGTGATTGATTCGACCTCCGAGTCTCGCCTGAAGGAAGCTAGAGATGTTTTCAAAGAAACGCTGAGCAACACAAAAGTAGCTGGAAAACCTGTTTTAAT ATTGGCTAATAAAGTGGATAAAGAACACATGAAGGAAACAGAAATAGTTCGAGGACTGGACATAGAAAAAACTGTCAACAGCAACAATTGTCCTTCCAAGATG GTGATGGTGTCTGCACTGAAAGGTGTTGGTGCCAAGATGGACAAGGAAATATCCGAAGGCTTGACCTGGCTTCTGAATGAGATCAAGAAATCATGGGAGACTCTCTCTCCCAGAGTCCAGGAAGACATGGCAGCCCAGGCTCAAGCccaagagaaggaaagagaggaaagaaaggcCAGAGTAAAGAAGCAAAGAGAAGAAAG AGAAAAAGCAGAGGAGTTGGAGAGAACTGCTCGGGGTTTGCCAAAGAAAGCAGAAAGTGATGAGGAAGATTTTGTAGATGGGAACCCATTCAAAGCTCTGGATCTGGCCCAGTTGGAAAAGAAg gaAAGAATGTTAAAAGCTGAGAAACACTCAAAAGACAAAAAATTGAATGCGTTAGATCGTGGCGATGGGCTAAGAAAAAGTATGGGTGACCCCATTATTAGACGGAGGAGTCTAGATAGTTCAAATACTAAAAGAAGCCTTGACGATCTAGatattattagatctaccaACCACAGCCCAGAAAAGCTTAAAGCAGGCCCCAAAATGGGACTGACAAGTTACGACCTAGAAGATAGCAGGGCCacgagaggaggaaataacagTGAAGTCAAGCTTGGTGCCTTGAGTTTATTTGGGCGAAACACCCGCGGCCAGGCCCTGCCTCCCTTATCGCAACTCCCGCCAGAGAGTAGTGATAAAaaattcagaaagaaaaaaaagagactgaCTGATTACAACCTGCCCGCCAACAGTGACGATGACACAAACAACAAGGAGAACAGCTCTTGGAACTCTGGGCTCTTCCTTCACGAGCCTGGGCTCTTTAGTCGAGAGTCAGAAGTGCATGAGCTAACCCCTCGCATGACCAAGCCAAAAATCAGTAAAATAGTCAACACTAGCAAGATAGATGAAGAGGAGGAAAGTTATTCTAATCAAGATACATATGACTCTAGGAAACTAGGGCGCAATAGTGATTTCAGCCGCAACCATCTTACCATAAGGTCATCGCAATTTGATAGTAAACTAGGTAAAGAAAACAGTCAAAAAGGGTATGAGACTTTCCCACGTGATTTAGACCGGGAGGATTCCATGTATCGTAGAACTCTGAAACACATCAGTCCTCCCAGCCTTAAGAGGTTCGATGAGGAGAAGGAGGGTGAGAGCAGTACAGAGAGGGATGACCTTGAGGAGGTCAGTGATGACAACGGAGATAGGTTTGTTTCGTACCAAAACCGACGTAACCTGAATCtagcaaaacaaacaaagagtaatcagataaaaagtaaaaagaaaccGATTTCTAGGGAgatggatgatgatgatgatgaggaagcGGATGGGGGCTACTCACAGAGCAGTATCCTAAAAGACACACTCCGGTTCCCTCGCAGTCCGAGATACGATGACGATGCATCATCTAGGGACAACGACGAGTCCCCAAGAGATCTGCACAAAGAGATCAGAGATGTACAGCAGCTCTATAGCAGTGGACTTCTAAATGGACACTCCAGTTCTCAGGTCAAGAGAGGACTCAGTGAAACGCCTACAAAGAAAAGCTCTGATACCAAAAATAAAG ATGATAAATTTGGAAAAGTGGATCAGTCGAACAGACCTGAGACACGTAGGAAAAAGAAGCGCAGCATCTTTCGTTCCAATAAATTGGCACCTTCGGATGATGATGCAGATTCCACGGTGAGTGACAGGCTTGGCTCTCCACGCCTGGTTCAACAGGCAACAAAACATGACAGTCTGGCCAGACTCGGCAATGCACGGTCTACACAGTTTCATAACAATGTTCCTAAGGAGCAAG ACTTCTCAGCCAAATGGGGTCTTGCAGAGGAATTGCCTGTCATTGAGGATGACTACACCGTCAGAAGGATTCCAAATTTTGATGACAGTGATGCCGAtgatattgttttttaa